In one window of Phalacrocorax aristotelis chromosome W, bGulAri2.1, whole genome shotgun sequence DNA:
- the MAU2 gene encoding MAU2 chromatid cohesion factor homolog has translation MAAVAAGASGSAAGAAPQQQPPPQQQPQPAAGGAAGSGEAGGGGGGGAGGGGGGGGGGGGGGGGGGAGPAPGSGSGGGAAGGESWYLALLGLAEHFRTSSPPKVRLCVHCLQAVLPRKPPARMEARTHLQLGSVLYHHTRNGDQARGHLEKAWLISQQIPQFEDVKFEAASLLSELYCQENSVDTAKPLLRKAIQISQQTPYWHCRLLFQLAQLHTLEKDLVSACDLLGVGAEYARVVGSEYTRALFLLSKGMLLLMERKLQEVHPLLTLCGQIVENWQGNPIQKESLRVFFLVLQVTHYLDAGQVKSVKPCLKQLQQCIQTISTLHDDEILPSNPADLFHWLPKEHMCVLVYLVTVMHSMQAGYLEKAQKYTDKALMQLEKLKMLDCSPILSSFQVILLEHIIMCRLVTGHKATALQEISQVCQLCQQSPRLFSNHAAQLHTLLGLYCISVNCMDNAEAQFTTALRLTTHQELWAFIVTNLASVYIREGNRHQELYSLLERINPDHNFPVSSHCLRAAAFYIRGLFSFFQGRYNEAKRFLRETLKMSNAEDLNRLTACSLVLLGHIFYVLGNHRESNNMVVPAMQLASKIPDMSVQLWSSALLRDLNKACGNAMDAHEAAQMHQNFSQQLLQDHIEACSLPEHNLITWTDGPPPVQFQAQNGPTTSLASLL, from the exons atggcggcggtggcggcgggcgCGTCGGGCTCGGCGGCCGGCGCGGCCCCTCAGCAGCAACCGCCGCCtcagcagcagccgcagccgGCGGCGGGTGGCGCGGCGGGGTCCGGGGAGGCGGGCGGtggaggcggcgggggggccggcggcggaggaggcggcggtggaggtggcggcggtggcggcggtggcggcggcgctgGGCCCGCACCCgggtcggggtcgggcggcggcgcggccgggggGGAGTCGTGGTACCTGGCGCTGCTGGGCCTGGCCGAGCACTTCCGCACGTCGAGCCCGCCCAAGGTGCGGCTCTGCGTACACTGCCTGCAGGCCGTCCTGCCCCGCAAGCCCCCGGCCCGCATGGAGGCCCGCACCCACCTCCAGCTCGGCTCCGTCCTCTACCACCACACCCGCAACGGCGACCAAGCCCGCGGGCACCTGGAGAAGGCG TGGTTGATATCCCAGCAA ATTCCCCAGTTTGAAGATGTTAAGTTTGAGGCAGCCAGCCTTCTGTCCGAGCTGTATTGTCAGGAG aattCAGTGGATACAGCAAAACCTCTGTTACGCAAAGCCATTCAGATTTCACAGCAGACTCCGTACTGGCACTGTAGATTGCTTTTTCAACTTGCA caactACATACGCTTGAAAAAGACTTAGTATCTGCATGTGACCTTCTCGGAGTTGGAGCAGAATACGCTCGGGTGGTAGGATCAGAGTATACCAG AGCGCTGTTTCTGCTAAGCAAGGGGATG cTCCTTCTAATGGAACGAAAGCTGCAGGAGGTGCACCCTCTCCTTACCCTTTGCGGGCAGATAGTTGAAAACTGGCAAGGAAACCCCATCCAGAAAGAGTCGTTACGCGTCTTCTTCTTAGTCCTGCAGGTCACGCATTACCTGGACGCTGGGCAG GTGAAAAGCGTGAAGCCATGCCTGAAGCAGCTTCAGCAGTGCATCCAGACCATCTCCACGCTGCACGACGATGAAATTCTGCCCAGCAACCCCGCTGATCTCTTCCACTGGCTGCCCAAGGAGCACATGTGTGTGCTCGTCTACTTG GTGACGGTGATGCATTCCATGCAAGCAGGGTACCTGGAGAAGGCTCAGAAGTACACAGACAAGGCACTCATGCAGCTAGAGAAGCTAAAAA TGTTGGACTGCAGTCCGATCTTGTCATCTTTCCAAGTTATTTTGTTGGAACACATCATCATGTGTCGGCTTGTCACGGGACACAAAGCCACAGCGTTGCAGGAG attTCGCAAGTCTgtcagctctgccagcagtCTCCCAGACTGTTTTCTAATCACGCCGCCCAGCTGCACACTCTATTA GGGCTCTACTGCATTTCTGTTAACTGCATGGACAATGCAGAAGCACAATTTACTACAGCACTGAGG ctCACTACACATCAAGAACTGTGGGCGTTTATTGTGACAAACTTAGCCAGCGTGTACATCAGGGAAGGCAACCGGCATCAAGAG CTCTACAGCTTATTGGAAAGGATAAATCCAGACCATAATTTTCCTGTGAG CTCTCACTGTCTTCGAGCAGCAGCTTTCTACATCCGAGGTCTGTTCTCCTTCTTCCAAGGAAGATACAATGAGGCAAA ACGATTTTTGCGAGAGACACTGAAAATGTCAAATGCGGAAGACTTGAATCGATTAACGGCATGTTCTCTCGTCCTCCTGGGTCATATATTCTATGTGTTAGGGAATCACAGG GAAAGTAATAATATGGTAGTACCGGCCATGCAGCTTGCAAGCAAGATACCAGATATGTCTGTGCAGCTGTGGTCTTCAGCTCTGTTGAGAG ACCTGAACAAAGCCTGTGGAAACGCCATGGATGCACACGAGGCAGCACAGATGCATCAGAACTTCTCACAACAGCTCCTCCAGGACCACATTGAAGCCTGCAGTCTTCCAGAACACAATCTAATCACG TGGACAGATGGACCACCTCCTGTACAGTTCCAGGCACAGAACGGACCCACCACCAGCCTGGCCAGTCTCCTGTGA